The Candidatus Paceibacterota bacterium nucleotide sequence ATCATTTCTTCGACTTCTTCTTTCCCTTTTTCTGTTTCTTCTTTTTGCTCGTTATCAAGCATCATAAGAAGGGTTTCAAATTCCCCTATATGGGTTTTTTCTTCGCGGGCAATATCAAGAAGAACTTTCTTTATATTTTCATTTTCAGTCAAATCGGCCATTTGTTCATAAAAAGAAACTGCATCAAGTTCGGCAATCATGCCCGCTCTTAAAATTTCTTTGTCTATATTTGATTTTTGGACCTTTC carries:
- a CDS encoding ferritin family protein produces the protein MLSKLPLDLGKVQKSNIDKEILRAGMIAELDAVSFYEQMADLTENENIKKVLLDIAREEKTHIGEFETLLMMLDNEQKEETEKGKEEVEEMME